The proteins below come from a single Mercenaria mercenaria strain notata chromosome 3, MADL_Memer_1, whole genome shotgun sequence genomic window:
- the LOC123547764 gene encoding uncharacterized protein LOC123547764, translated as MKTTLCVSFYLCIATVNSFVSNDFNHLVKEVCRGEQSCSEENKTLPANSCCRPCECEDFCQEKGTCCDGNRTNRIENVTAQVCLLAGLERSSIDGRKTQLNPYLVRAHCPESFTNHSTRDKCETSTPESIEDGVFVSSKNGKIVYKNRHCALCHGEEDPIMWTVGVDEKCVRDVFLSRSDTHRSLNASYINEKLMTSCTISFDRPSITGWKHVTCAHEGMLISSCPEMTSQNRSSGIDKELNELCLEDKSALSVFHGYKWQYANVYCYLCNEQKAAKCDTENPDKVLQSITLLLDLSLLRMGKISPEEEEEEKGHQCTGPTFYDELFDTCREIRCQMFDVASEGKCISIAQKGKMNYAFNFELVPKQPWNRQQWNHVDISEFLDALSTFQSKLGFRKCRRCSVNVRYNLNPTMQYKTYSHLKFYLQFVFTTTPYCERKYLLSRAEWLENGQHPASLAQNITFTARYIWSQDEYTNITESLITVYHKYRCRAFDPSRLANCPKITLSLDEFVKIGNLTRTQQLKAVRNEYDGFDVCLDEYKRYVHDIKSHSAKSRYSTNFVLIPLFLIFIVLK; from the exons ATGAAGACGACCTTGTGTGTCTCATTTTATTTGTGTATTGCAACTGTCAATAGTTTCGTTTCAAATGACTTTAATCATTTAGTGAAAGAAGTATGCAGAGGCGAACAGTCATGTAGCGAAGAAAATAAAACCCTTCCGGCAAATTCGTGTTGCCGTCCTTGTGAATGCGAGGATTTTTGCCAGGAAAAAGGAACGTGCTGTGACGGCAATAGAACAAACCGAATCGAAAATGTAACAGCTCAAGTCTGCTTACTGGCCGGACTGGAAAGATCGTCAATCGACGGAAGAAAGACACAGCTTAATCCATACCTTGTTCGAGCACACTGTCCTGAAAGTTTCACCAATCATAGTACCAGAGATAAATGTGAAACGAGCACTCCAGAAAGTATTGAAGATGGCGTATTCGTCTCTTCTAAAAATggcaaaattgtttacaaaaacagGCACTGCGCTCTATGCCACGGTGAAGAAGACCCAATTATGTGGACAGTTGGTGTAGATGAAAAATGTGTCAGAGACGTATTTTTGTCCAGATCTGATACTCATCGTTCGCTAAATGCGTCCTACATCAACGAAAAACTGATGACATCATGTACAATATCGTTTGACAGACCAAGTATAACGGGCTGGAAACACGTGACATGTGCCCATGAAGGAATGCTGATTTCAAGTTGTCCGGAAATGACGTCACAGAACCGCTCGTCTGGTATTGATAAGGAACTAAATGAATTATGTTTGGAGgacaaaa GTGCGCTGTCCGTTTTCCACGGATATAAGTGGCAATATGCCAATGTTTATTGTTATTTATGCAATGAACAAAAAGCTGCCAAATGTGACACAGAAAATCCTGATAAGGTTTTACAAAGTATTACCCTATTACTAGACTTGTCGCTTCTGCGCATGGGCAAGATATCACCGGAAGAGGAAGAGGAAGAAAAAGGACATCAGTGTACCGGTCCTACTTTCTACGACGAACTGTTT GACACATGCAGAGAAATACGTTGCCAAATGTTTGATGTTGCCTCAGAGGGTAAATGCATTTCCATAGCACAGAAAGGTAAAATGAACTATGCTTTCAACTTTGAACTTGTCCCAAAGCAGCCGTGGAACCGTCAGCAGTGGAACCATGTAGACATAAGCGAATTCTTGGATGCCTTATCCACATTTCAATCAAAACTGGGATTTCGAAAATGTCGGCGGTGCAGTGTTAATGTCAGATACAACCTGAACCCCACCATGCAGTATAAAACATATTCACACTTAAAGTTCTATCTCCAGTTTGTATTTACAACAACACCGTATTGTGAACGGAAATATTTACTGTCGCGTGCAGAATGGTTGGAAAATGGTCAACATCCGGCTTCCTTAGCGCAGAATATTACATTTACGGCTAGATATATTTGGTCACAAGACGAATATACGAATATAACCGAATCGCTTATTACTGTGTATCATAAGTATCGGTGCCGAGCCTTTGACCCTAGCAGACTTGCTAACTGTCCAAAAATAACTCTGTCACTGGATGAATTTGTTAAGATTGGAAATCTGACGAGAACACAGCAACTAAAAGCAGTTCGGAATGAATATGATGGCTTCGATGTCTGCCTGGATGAATACAAAAGATATGTTCACGACATAAAATCACACAGTGCTAAAAGTAGATATAGCACTAACTTCGTGCTTATACCGctgtttctgatttttattgttttgaaataa